The DNA segment GAGTTGCAAGAAAATACATTCAATGATGAAATATATGTAACGATGAGCGTGCGGAAAATGATTCGTCTAATTTGAATACGTGGGAGGTTCATATTATCCCATGAAAACATGAGAATATGCGTTTGTAtcgatatttatttatataattattgatatatttattatatcatattGGGATAATAGGAAAAATAGTCCtctaattttgttttttgtttttttgtgttttagtcTTTTTAAATTCGAATTTAGTTTTGGGTCGTGCAAGTTAATTTTTTTGCAAAGTGCTGAGGTGGTGATGAATATCACTTATGTGACATCGAAAAATAAGGATATGCCAACGAAAAACAACTGAAGGCAAAAAATTAACCAACTTAAATGACCAAAAAAGTTTTTCTAAGTTTTCCTATTTTGTTGCTTTACATGTCCTATAAGTActtgattatttttttggcCTTTGGTCCTTTTTTGTGGGCACGTCAATATTTTTTACTGTCATGCCAAAACTCCGATAGAAAAGGACCAAAAAccaaaaattaacaaatttatatgactaaattcaaaatttaaataattacaaaactcaaatataaaataaattaagttaATAACTAAACATGATATATTAATAGTTCAAATACAAAATTGGATAGACAAAAATTACTTAAGTAGAAttacatttgaaataaaaatctcCTGCACATCAAGTGGTAAGGATAATCAGTtactcttttttatttttatttctatttctatttctatttctatttctatttttACTTATAATATAACATATTAGTAGAATTGTTTGAATCAAAATTTTGCGGGCATAAAAGATGTTAgaatgttataatttttcattttggaTTGAGCAATCAAAACATGGTGATTGAGCTTCTGTACAGTTTAGAAGATTTTATTTGCGTTGTTATAATTCCACACTGAAAGTGTCGGAACCAGAAATTTGATATCTATCTGAGCTAAACTTTTTCTTAACAAATACAAAACAGTACACATCAATTAGAATTTCTGAGCTAAAATCATACCTTTTTTAGGATATGTATTTCTTTTTCTACTTCAGTTAaatccaaaaaatttaaatttaaagtaaCAATACATGTCAATTAGAAACAACAATCGTGAGAGATGACGTGAATAGAAGTAATGCAAGTAAGAATCGAAAGAACACTTTACAATACAAATTTGGAATATAAATGAAAATTCGAAAACTAAACTAGAGCAATGTAGTAAAAGATATGATCAAACTACAAAGGAATTTTAAGAAACATAAAATACGTTACTAAttcgaaataaatttaaagaaaatgctatgataattttgtgagacagatatccaGTCCGACctgattcatgaaaaatattacattttatatttaagtattaattttaattttaaatatgattgGTTTGACCGGTCTCACGAAAAGAGATAACTGAGACGGACTCACACTctaaattttcaataaaatgatGATCACCTCCTTACATAAGAACTATTTGAAGATGAACTTACCTGGCAATAGATTCTAACTAATAAGtaataataatcatataatatatatttttttaatcttaatcccaaaattataaaatcagATACAAAATCTGTTCCTTGTGGCACCTAAATAAATAAAGCCAAATCCAAAAGAAAATGGAATTAGGCATTTAATTGCGCCccattttttttagaaatcatGGCTAGTTTAGATCAGTGGGCTTTGTTTATTTCTGCCTTAGACAGGCTTTAATTGGTGAGGTCCATTAATAATCTCACCATCCAAAAAATGAGGGAATTTAatcacagaaaaaaaaaatcaaattgtcTATTTTTTTCCCCACacatcatcggtgctcacataagtgcGCACGGTAgatgtgcagcatatcaaaactctatatatatataagttagCTCTATTTTGACATAAAGGAGTGGAAATTATATTTAACACATTAAGTTGATCGATTGATTATTCATTAGTCAATATGTAATTATACGTCCTTAATCATTAAGGACCAATAATGAGTTTTGCTGAAGAGTCTCGCAAAAGATGTGTAAAAAGGCTTTGAAACAATATACTTCTGCGCCTCTCCCTAACACTAGGAGTGTTAAGTTTCGTGTAGCTTTAGCCACTGGATGAGATGGGACTCCGCGCCAAACAAGCCCATCCGCGAGCTGTAGCATAGACCAACCGCACTTCTCACACAGTGAACTCGAAGCCGGAACAGCGAGGAAGATGAACCCTAGGGCGATTTCAGATACGAAGGTATGACACAGAACACTCAAAATCATGCTTTCGGACCCCTGTTcagttcaaattttttaaacgaAATAAGCCTTCCAAAACCTGACCAAAACATCATGCTCTACCCTGTAAAAACATATCAGAGAACATGTGTCTGGCAGAAGTTTTGGGCCACCACCTTTGGGGAGAGATGACTCGATGGACAGATGACTCGATGGATGATGAATGATTGAACCGCCTAGTGGCACATTCAAGATGCTAGCTTATCATAGTGGAATTTCTCAATACCTGCATCTTGCATACAATAAACTGCACCAAGGGGTGCTCCCTTGCACAAGTTGTGAGAGATAGGTATACCACAAGAATCGGTAGCATCTATTCTGACAACTCTATAACTTCGATATAAACAAGTTCACCAAAAGAGGTCTTTTGAATGTGATGATCCATCGGCATAAGATTCACGGGTAAAGTTAGAAGGCAAAAATTACATATGAAACAGATATATATAGCATTTGAAAGCTTCAAAGGAAATCTTAGATGACAAAATTACAGATGAAACAGATATTATATAGCATTAGAAAGCTTCAAAGGCAACATTAGATGGCAAAAAGtacatataaaacatgtattatCTAGCATTAGAAAGCAACTACAACGTGAAAAAATATAAAGGGGAATAAACTAGGAAAGAACTGCTAACTTCGAATGCAATATGTTGATACATTAGGCCGGGCACACTACTCATGCTCCGATTTATCAATTCTTTGTTCCATTTCACTCATATTACTTCTCTTAATACAATAGAACAACAGAGAGTTTACAACAAGCCATCATAGTGTGCCCATaacaaatatatgtatttgattTGAAATCAAACTCAAGATATCACCATCTCCTGTCATTCCCATCATCAACTTCCAAACCCCATCCTCTATGCCGACTGGATGAGGAGCTCAAAACCGAAGGCAACAAGCCACTCCTTCGACTCGTCGTAGAATCCAAACTAGAATTAGAGTTGGCCGATCCCCTTCGACCAAAACAAGCAAACAAACTATTGACGAACCTCCTCAAGCCACTCCTCTCCCTGGATACATTCCCTCTAGAACCCCACGAAATCCTCCTTGGAACACCATTGCTATTGAAACCACCATCCATTTCAGTGTAAACCACCGGTAACTCCCTTTCGCCACCTCTTCTCCCACCGGAAAACCTCCCCACAGCAAACCCTCCACCTGGTAATCTCCATATCGTCAGTCCTACCGTCTCATCATCATTCCCCACCTCACTCGCAGCTCTATTCACTTCACTTGCATCCGGATTAACGTTATTATTCTCGTTTTCAGTGGGCAACTCATGTCTACAAACGGGACAAGAATTTTTCAAAGTAAGCCATGGCAAAATGCAATCTTGATGGTACAAGTGGTTGCAGGGCATTTCGCGAGCCTCACTTCCCAACTCGAATGCTTCTTTACAAACCGCGCAATACGATTCAACCGCTATATGCTGGTCAACTATCTCCACAGTGGGCATAGATTCGATCGCCGCCTTCGAGGCAGGCGGATTACTATCAATTCTAGCAAGCCCGTTCGCCTCAATTTGAGCCAACTGATCAAGCAACCTGTCAAAACCAGACCCGAGCAAGAATTCAGACATGGTAGCCGGTAATGGTCTCAAACCCGACCCGGCTCCATCATCATAGTACAATTCGAACCCCCTACCACCACCCGCAGCAGCCTCCTCCCCCGCCCGGCTACTATTGGGACCACGAAGAACAATAACCGGGTTGAACGGCGACCTGTCACCCCCGTTCCTACGGCTCCTCCTCAGCCTCGGGCTCGAGCCCGACCCTGAACCAGATCCCGAATCTGGCGTTCGCATCATATACATGGCGGCCGCCGGGAAACGTCGTCGCCGCGAGTCGGAGAGCGAAGATCGAGTTGGGTTATCCACCTCCTCCACGAAACCGCCGCTGCAATCCGGGCAAGAGACAGAATCTTGGTCCGAAACCCTAACAAATCGGTTGCATCTGTAGCACCAATAGGTTGAAGACATCGACATCCACGGatctttctcttcttcttcagCTACAATTCTTGAAATTAACGAGAATTACACAAGAATAACACGAACCCAGATCCGCAAAATCCAATCTTTGTGCAAGCAGATCGAAATCGAAGAGCAAATAGAGGGAGAGAAATGGGGGATCTAGGGATGTAGGAATGATGAGAGAAGATGAAACAAAAGAACGGAGGATACGATTGGGAATAAAATTGGGAAAAGGAGGGGTATATGTTGAATAAAGTGGAAACTGTGAGGGTAAATATGGAAATAAGGGGTCTTGACAAGGGGCGGTTTAGTGGGCGTCAACTGTCGGAATGTGAACATTGTACTGAATAGGCGCGTGAGGCGTCAACTGGTATATTCCAATCCCATCATTTCTCGATTAAATTAGTAATACATGTATATTTTTAGGCCAAAATTAGTAATATATcctatactttttttttaaaaaaatattaatctatGAGATAGATTAATATGCATAAATATAATGAAACGTTGAAGATGGTTGTCAATTagttttatttcatatttattcatttttttaacttttaaaaagaTAATGAGGACGATTTTTTTAGATATGATCGTATTAATACATAGTAAGAAGTTTTTATGCTGTCCACGTATCACACTCTTTGTAAAATAGAAAAGATAAAGACCTAGTTTCATGGTTGGGATCAAGTGATTATCTTCATACTTGTCGGGAGATCAAACTCGATCGCTTTCATTTCCTTCTCCGATGTCTAACCTTAGGCCGTCTTCTCCATATGATACGAGGATAGTCCCACTGTTATATAGTGTATACATTAATCCCAATAGGCCATATTTTCATTGGCgacaaagaaagaaagaaattgtGGTAACAATGAAGTCAAGCAGTTTAGCAAAAACATATATTTGAATACATGAGTATTAAGTCATATAATGAAGCTAAAGAAATTTCCAACGTCACGTcaacaattttttatataatgtaATCATTTTCAGGTTACGAGTCGTCATTTCTCAGCACACATAATTACTAAgataaaaaagactaaaattgaacaaaaaatgcAAATTAGTGGACTTATATAGTGAATTATCTGACAATAagacaaaaattaaaaacatacaagttataagacaaaaaaaatgtaatttttcaaaaacaagtaataaaatcatttatcaTGTGTTTAGTTTGTCTAGTCTTCTCTCTATAAATCTTTTTCATTGTTTAGTTTGAATATTTATACTTAAAGCTTGAAGTTATTAGAGTAACTATTTTGACTTgatctcacataaattttttttttattttagccCAACATTCTTTACAAAtagagattttattttatgtacttAATAGTATTTTTAAAACATCTCATTAATCTTTCTTCACATTTCTCTCCATTGTTTCCTATATATTTGGTAACTCTTATGGCAATACCTAAAATATTCATCCAATTGTTGGGAAATGATCATATGGTTTTTTCACATTGTCCAATATGTCACATCacacaaaaaaataatgtaGCTCCCCTTATAGTCATTGGATATACAGTCGGGTAATCCTTCGAGGTAGCATCGAACTAACTATAATATTATTTGAAGTTATATATATGGAGTATAAACGAACCGAAACGAACCGATTCACGATCTTTTTCAGCCAACtcgaaaaaatatatgattcgCATTCGAAATTATCGAATTCAAGGTTAACTTTAGCATGTTCGAACTTTTTTAGAGCCGAACTCGAGCTCAAATTATATCTTTTGATAATTTGTAAGTCGCTCGTGAGATTTATTatcttattttcaataatatactaaaatattaaataaatatgtatatatatatatatatatctggaACATGtcgaatattttcaaatatgtaCTAATAATATCAaacttttattttgaaatatctctGGAACATGTCGAATATTTTCAGTCGAACTCGAAATTAAGCCTCTATTCGAACCAAACtcgagaaaaaaaatatacGAAACTTTTCGACCTTCTAATCAAAATGGAAttcgaattttaaaatttcgataatATACAATTCGATTGGATTCGTTTACTATACTATATATGATAAAACTCATACACCACAAGATAATAACTCAGTCCAAAGATTATCAAGTATAGgacataatttcaaatataatattattaaatacatCTATTCTTACCGTGTTACAGTAAATGATGATCGGACAAGACTAACTTCTTTTGGGCTTGGTGAAATTTTGATGAAAAACATAAATATCacaataaaattacaaaaatacgtcatcttaatttaattaaaaaagttataaataaatttatctatAATTGCCATATTTCAATATTAAACTTATTCAATTATCTTTATTTATCaacatttgaatatttaaatgatgatattactcttaacataaaatattattacaaagagtctttttaattatttttattttaatataatctttAGATGCTTCTTATAAATactatttaacataaaaatttcaatacaTATGCAGAGGATTGCTAgtattgtattatttttatgcttgGGGACAGAAGATTTCAACTCTCATCAGGCAAACTCGCGACAACGATTTGTAACAAAATCGCATTTTACGGAATTAACTTAAGACACGGAATAAATTTGAGGCCCATTCCAATGCCACGCGGGCATCAACATTCATATGCAATCATtgctttacaaaataaaaaagggGAAACTATCTTTTTCTCGAGTGAtttgtcaaaatttgtattttactcaagcttgtggagtaagttttaatttcaaagTTATTTTGGTTATATCATATCAGaaatatcaatattttctaATGTTATATTAATATCTTTCgaagttaatatttttattaaatgcgattaattaacaaaaaaaatcaaagttagtgcact comes from the Primulina huaijiensis isolate GDHJ02 chromosome 8, ASM1229523v2, whole genome shotgun sequence genome and includes:
- the LOC140982702 gene encoding probable E3 ubiquitin-protein ligase RHC2A; the protein is MSMSSTYWCYRCNRFVRVSDQDSVSCPDCSGGFVEEVDNPTRSSLSDSRRRRFPAAAMYMMRTPDSGSGSGSGSSPRLRRSRRNGGDRSPFNPVIVLRGPNSSRAGEEAAAGGGRGFELYYDDGAGSGLRPLPATMSEFLLGSGFDRLLDQLAQIEANGLARIDSNPPASKAAIESMPTVEIVDQHIAVESYCAVCKEAFELGSEAREMPCNHLYHQDCILPWLTLKNSCPVCRHELPTENENNNVNPDASEVNRAASEVGNDDETVGLTIWRLPGGGFAVGRFSGGRRGGERELPVVYTEMDGGFNSNGVPRRISWGSRGNVSRERSGLRRFVNSLFACFGRRGSANSNSSLDSTTSRRSGLLPSVLSSSSSRHRGWGLEVDDGNDRRW